Genomic DNA from Hyphomicrobiales bacterium:
CCGGTGGCCTGAAGTCCCTGCTCAGATCCTCGAGCCTCGCCGTCGGCGCGCGGGTGGCGGGCGCCGTTTTGGGCATCTGTGCGCAGATTCTCCTTGCCCGGATCCTGAGCGCGGAAGATCTCGGCAACTTCTTTGTCGCGCTCAGTCTGGCGACGGTGCTGGCGACCGTTTCGACGCTCGGCTATCCGTGGATCGTGCCAATGATCCTGGCGCGGGCCGATGCCGCCGGACGGCCGCATCGCGCGGCCGCCTTCCTCGCCTGGGCGCGGCGGGACATCGGTGTTGTCAGCGCGGGCCTCGCGGTCGTCGCAATCCTGGGCATCTGGCTTGTGCCGTCCTTTTCGATCCACACGCGCTGGGTTCTTACGGCCGGCGCCGCGACAGCGCCGGTCTTCGCCCTCATGCGATTCAACGGCCCGGTGGCGAACGCACGGCGGAAATTCGCGCTCGGCTATCTCCCGGACCTGTTCTGGCGACCGCTTTTTCTTCTCGGCCTGATCGTCGCCTTGTGGGCCCTGTTCGGGCGGTTCGACGTAACGGGCCTGCTGCTCGGTCATCTCGCCATCACAATCGCGCTGGCGGCGGAGATGGCCCGGCGCCTTAACGCCGCCGACGGGACCGGAGACGGCGTGGCGACGGCGCCCGGCCGCCTCGGGCCGGGACGGCGCGGACAGGGGCGCAGATGGCGCGCGCGCGCTCTGCCAATGGTCGTCGCGACGCTGTTCATCGGCGTCTTCGCCGACCTCGACCTGCTGATTGCCGGCAGCATACTGAACGAGACGGAGACCGGCATTTTCGGTGTCTGCATCAAGATCTCCATGTTCCTGGCCTTCTCCATCCAGGCGGTGCATCAGGTGATGGTGCGCGACGTGGCGAACGCCCTGCAAAGCCGCGACCGGTCGGCGCTCACGGCGATTCTGTTCAAGGCCAACCAAACCAACCTGCTGGTCAGCCTAGGCGCCGTCGCCGGGGTGTATTGGCTGGCCCGGCATTTCCTGGCGCTGTTCGGACCCGAATTCGTCGACGGCGGCCTCAGCCTTCTCTTGCTCGCCGCGGCCCAGGCGATCCGCGCGGCGGCGGGGCCCGCGACCCAAATCCTCGCCTTGACCGGGCATGTGCGCGCCACCCTGCCGGTCTTCGCAGCCGGTCTCGCGCTGCTCTTCGCGACCAATCTGGCGCTGGTGCCCCTTTATGGTCTGACGGGCGCGGCGCTGGCGGTCCTCATCGTGACCGCGGTCTGGTCGATGGGGCTCAGCCTCCTCGCCAAGGCGCGCACCGGGCTTGACGTCGCCATCTTCAGGCTGCCGCAGCTATCCGCCCTGTCCGGCGCCAAGGTCGGCGGCTCCGTGCAAGGTGGCCGCTGACCGACCGCCGACGGTTTGCCGCGGATTTCCCGGGCGGGCACGATCCTTAACGGCGAAAGCCTTGTTTTCGACAGGCGCGGCGGGCGGCAGCGGCAGGCCGAAGGACTTTCGAGCGCCGCCTTCATCGCGGGGCTGCGGCCTAGGGCCGGACCTCGGGACCAGCCCGGTAACGTGTCGTAAAGTCTGGAAATTAACCCGCGCAGACGGGCGGCCGCCCCGCTTCTCCTCGGCTATCCCATAAGCCATTGATGTAACGGGAATTCTTCTGTCCAGGCTCAAGCAATCGATGTCGCCGGCCCTGTTTGCCGTGTCACCCCATTCATGTCCTGACCGTTGATGGTGCCGACCCAAAACAGTGCATACACGGAGCATTAACCCTCAATCAAATTCGTCAGGCCGCAGCATTTCTTATGGATGGCGCGAAACCATTTCTTCAATGCGAGGTGATAGCGTCCCGAAACCTAGAAAACTCCCAAGTGTACGAGGGCAGGCGATGACGACACTCTACGCAACCAGAGGATCGGGCAACTGTTTCAAGCCGTTCTTGCTTATGAACCAGCTGAACATCCCGTTCCGCACCATCGCGGTCGACGTCCTGAAGGGCGAGACGCGCAAGGCCGCATATCTGGCGATCAATCCCAATGGAACGGTTCCCTATCTGAAGCTCAACGACGGCCGCGGCATCGGCGAGTCCAACGCGATGCTGTGGTACCTTGCCGAGGGCTCGCAGCTGATCCCGCAGGACGCCTACTCGCGCGCCAAGATGCTTCAATGGATGTTTTTCGAGCAATCGAGCCTCGAGCCGTTCATTTCGCCGGCGCGGTTCTTCATCTCCATTCTTCCGGACGGGCGGAAAGGCCGGGAGAGGGAAATTGCCGCCTGGCAGGAGCGCGGCCGCAAGGGGCTGACGCTTCTCGACGCCCATCTGCGCGACAGCAAGTTCATCGTCGCCGATCGCTACACCATCGCCGACATCGGCGTCTTTGGCTACACCCATGTGGCCGATGAGGGCGGCTTCGATTTCGCCAACTATCCAGCGGTGAAGGACTGGATCGCGCGGGTCGAGGACACGGACGGTTATTTGCCGCTGTCCCATCTGCTGCAACCGGCCGAACAGGCGCTGCAAACGGGGGCCGGGGCCGCCTGATGGCCAATGCGACTCAAGAGAGAACGCCGAAGGCGGCGAAGAACGGCGCCGTTCGCGATCAAATGGTCGCGAGCGACGGCGCGCCTTCCTACGTCGATCGGCTGAAGACGCCGGTGTGGATCTTCGACATCGACAGAAGTCGTGTCGTCTGGGCCAACCAGCGCGCTCTTGAAGTCTGGTCCGCGGAATCCATGGAGGAACTCAAGTCCCGCGACCTGCGAAAGGACATGTCGGTTTCGGTCGCCAAGCGGCTCAAGCAGTATCAAGAGGATTTCGAGAAGCACAATGCTTCTTTCTCGGAAATCTGGACGCTCTATCCCAACGGGGTGCCTCGCACGCTGCGCGTGAACTACAGCGGAGTCCGTCTGCCGGACGGCCGCATGGCGATGTTTTGCGAGGGGACCGAACACCAGTCCGAGACTCCGGAGACCCTGCGCAGCGCCGAAGCGCTGTTGCACGCCACGGTGATGATCTCGCTCTACAGTCTCGACGGCCAGCCGCTGTACCGAAATCCGGCTGCACGCGCCGATGTCGGCTCCGTCAACGAGACCCTTCTGTCACGCTTTGTCGACGAATCCGACCATCAAAAGATCAGAAGCGCCCTCAGCCGTAGCGGCGAAGGGCGGCTGGTGGCGCGGATTCGCTCATTCGCGGGCATCCGATGGCACGAGATTACGGCCCGGGAATGCCGCGACGCGGCAACCGGATCACCGGCCATCCTGATCAGCGAGGTCGATGTCTCTGACCTCAAGGAGACCGAGGAAAAAGCGCACTTCCTGGCGTTGCACGATGTGCTGACCGGGCTCTTGAACCGGACCTATGTGCAGCGTGAATTCCAGACCTTGCTGGACGCCGCCAAGGAGAGAAAGGAGCATATCGGCCTCCTTTTCATCGACATCGACCGGTTCAAGAACATCAACGATTCGCTGGGTCACGCGGCCGGCGACGAACTGCTGATCGAATCCGCCCGTCGGCTGCGAAGCGCGATCCGCGAGACGGATATCGTGTCGCGCATCGGCGGCGACGAGTTCCTAGTTCTGCTGAAAGACGCCAGCCACGAGCCGAATCTCGACGAGGTCGCCGAACGCATTCGCGCCGAGCTTTCGAAGCCGGTCCTTGTCGGGAACTGCGAGCTTCAGGTCACGCCCAGCATCGGCATCAGCGTGTTTCCCGAGGACGGGCCGGACATGGAAACGCTGATGAAGAGCGCCGATCTGGCTCTGTACGAGGCCAAGGATGGCGGTCGCAACTGTCACCGCTATTTCTCAGCGGCAATGAAAGAGCGCGCGGAGACGAGGCTGGAAACCGAATCGAGTCTGCGCCGCGCCCTGGAAGAGCAGGAATTCGAGGTCTTTTATCAGCCGCGCGTCTCCGTTGCCGACAACCAGATCGTCGGCGCGGAAGCGCTGCTGAGGTGGCGCCACGGCACAAAGGGGCTCGTCGGTCCCAACGAATTCATCTCCATTTGCGAGGAAACGGGATTGATCGAACCGCTCGGCGAGTGGGTGCTGGAGACCGCCGCCAGGCAGCAGAAGGCCTGGCAGGATCAGGGCTACCTTCTCGACGTGTCCGTCAACCTGTCGCCGCGCCAGTTTCGCAATAAGATGCTGCTGCCGATTGTCGGCCGCATAACCGATGAGACGGGATGCGATCCGACGCACATCGACCTCGAGATCACCGAGTCGATGCTCATGGGCAGCGACGACGATATCGGCGAAACGCTTCGGACCTTGAGCGGTCTCGGCTTCCGCATTTCCATTGACGACTTCGGTACGGGATACTCCAACCTGTCGTACATCCAACGCTATCCTGTGAGTTGCCTGAAGATAGACCGGTCGTTCATCGCCGATCTGAAAAAGAACAGCGCGATAACGAAACTTATTATTTCACTTTGCAAGATGATAAATGCAAAGGTGATCGCCGAGGGCGTCGAAACCGAAGAGCAGCTCGCCTGGCTTCGCAAAAACGAGTGTAATGAATACCAGGGATTCTTGTTCGGCCCCCCGACGACCGTTGACGAATTCGACAGACTGCTCGTGCAAACGAACACGCAAAGAGAGCCGCACTGTTACTTGCAATATGCGGGCTGACCATGATTGTGCCGCGCTGACGGCGCTATTCGCTGAAGACGCGAGAGATCGAACGCACCCCGCTATATGCAACCCGGCCCTTTTCCGGCGTCACCGAATTCCGGCATAGCGCGCGGCAGTGCACGCCGCCCTAAAGCGGTTCATGGTTATAGGGAACCATTTGACCGGGATGATTTTGCGCCGTGGCCAGGCGCGGCTCGCCGGGCGATGTGGTACATCGGCCAACAGCCGCAACACCGCCACGGCGCAAAAGAACCCGGCCTTCGGTGGGCCAAATCGGCCCACCGGGTTCGTTGCGGCGCTCGCCCGATATCCCGTATCGCGTGTCGCGGCCCACGCCTGCCCGGATGAACCGATTTGGACCATCCAATTGATCCCCTATAACCATGAACCGCCCTAGTTCCTAACGCCGGTCAGCCTTGTCGCCGCCTCTGGCAAGTTGGACGGTACGACCGCCGACGGCGGTGGTCTTCGCGTAGGTCTCCCTGCGCGCCGGCGGCATCTCGCCCGCGCGCACGGTGCGTTGGGCAACGCGCTCGACCGGACGGATGGCGACCTCCGGTGCCGGCAGATGGGCGAAGGGCATCGCGGCGACGTCCTCGGCAATCTCCGGTATGATCTCATCCTCGGCGAGAATCTGCGCATTGAGGGGCTGAGACAGCTTCGAGCCGTCGCGGTAAAGGGCGATCGCCTTCACGCCCAAATACCAAGACAGGACGAATGCCGCCTTGCAGTCCTCCACGGTCGCCTCGTTCGGCATATTGATGGTCTTGGATATTCCCCCTGAAATGAATGGCTGGGCCGCCGCCATCATGCGAATGTGGCTCTCCACCGACAGATGCCGCCTGCCCACCCGACCGCACTGATTGGCGCAATCGAAGACACGCAGATGCTCTTCCTTCAGACCCGGTGCGCCTTCGACCGTCATCGCTCCGCAGCAATAGAGGTTGGCGGCCGCGATATCGGTCTTGTCGAAGCCGAGGGCAGCCAGCATGTCGAAACGCGGGTCGGCGAGAGCCGCCGGGTCGAGCCCCAGGACCTCGGTACAGAAATCTTCGCCGAGCGACCATTTGTTGAATACGAATTTGAGGTCAAAGGCACCGGGGAGCGCTTGTTCGACGGCCGCGCACTTTTCGTCGGTGAAGCCCTTCGCCTGGAGCTTGGCATGGTCTATGCCCGGACCGCCGAACAAGGTTCCGGCGCCGATCGCATAGTCGACGATCGCCCTGATGGCGTTCTCTTCGTAGCCGAGCGCGCGCAGAGCCTGGGGCACGGCCCGGTTCATGATCTTGAGGTGGCCGCCGCCGGCAAGCGTCTTGAATTTCACCAGGCCGAATTCCGGCTCTATGCCGGTGGTATCGCAGTCCATGACCAACCCGATGGTGCCGGTCGGCGCCAGAACCGTCGCCTGTGCATTGCGGTAGCCGTGGCGCACGCCGATCTCAATCGCCCTGTCCCAAGCAGCTTTGGCGTGGGCGACAAGGCGCGCGTCGGGGCAGGCGGTCTGGTCGAGGCCGGCAGGCGGCATGCTCACGGATTCGTAGTCGGCGGTTCTGGAGTCGAGGGCGCGGCGGTGATTGCGCATGACCCGGAGCATGGCATCGCGATTCTTGGCATAGCCCAGGAAGGGCCCGAGCTCGCGTGCCATTTCGGCGCTCGTGGCGTAGGCGACGCCTGTCATGAGCGCCGTAATTGCACCGCAGATGGCGCGGCCCTCGCTCGAATCGTAGGGGATGCCAGATGACATCAGAAAACCGCCCAGATTGGCGTGGCCAAGGCCGAGGGTGCGGTACTCGTAGGTCCGCCGGGCGATCTTGGGCGAGGGAAACTGGGACATGGCGACGGAGATTTCAAGCGCGATGGTCCACAGCCGCACCGCATTCTCGAAGGCCTCGACATCGAAACGCCTGTCGGCGTCGCGAAACTGGGCCAGGTTCAGCGAAGCAAGCGTGCTGCCCGTATCGTCGAGAAACAGGAATTCGGAGCACGAATTCGACGCCGTGATCGGCCCAGTGACCGGGCATGTGTGCCAGTCATTGATGGTGGTCTGATATTGGATGCCCGGGTCGGCCGAGGCCCAGGAGGCATAACCCATACTCTCCCACAAATCCGCTGCATCGACGGTGTCGGCGATTCCTCCGTCGGTCCGCCGCCGCAGGTTCCACGGCAGTTTCTGCTCGACCGCCCTGAGGAAATCATCCGACACGCGGACGGAATTGTTCGAGTTCTGACCGGAAACCGTGCGATAGGCTTCCGAATCCCAATCGACGTCGTAGGTGGAAAAGGCAAGGTCGCCATAGCCCTGCCGGGCAAACTGGATCACGCGACGGATATAGTTCTCCGGCACCTGGTTCTTCCTGGCCGAGCGCATCTCGAAGTCGAGCGCGCGGTTCTTCTCCGGGTCGAATCGGGTTTCCTCCGGCCCGTCGTGATCGGAACAGGCCCTCAGAATGGCCCTGAGATGCTGGGCGCACAGCTTGGAGCCGGTGACCAGCGCCGCGACCTTTTGCTCTTCCTTGACCTTCCAGTGGATGAATTCCTCTATGTCCGGATGGTCGATGTCGACGACGACCATCTTGGATGAGCGGCGCGTCGATCCCTTGGCGGTCACCAGAGCCGAAGCGCGGTCGCCGCTGCTCAGAACGGAAATCAGCCCGCAGGCCTGGCCGCCGCCGGAAAGCGACTCGCTCGACCCTCTGATGTTGGAAAAGTTGGCGCCGGTCCCAGAGCCGAACTTGGCGATGCGCCCTTCCTCGACCAGCAGAGGCAGAATCCCCGCCTCGTTAACGAGATCGTCGTTCACGGATTGAATGAAGCAGGAATGCGCCTGCGGATGCTCGTAGGCGGACGTCGAAATCGTCAGCTTGCCGGTCTCGAAATCGACATAGGCGTGGCCCTGACTGTCTCCCTCGATGCCGTACGCCCAATGCAGGCCGGTGTTAAACCACTGGGGAGAGTTCGGCGCTCCCTTTTGGGTCGCCAGCATATAGCGCAACTCGTCGAAAAACGCCTGGGCATCTTCCTCGTTGTCAAAATAGCCCCCTTTCCAGCCCCAATAGGTCCAGGTGCCGGCCAGCCGATTGAAGACCTGGCGGGAGTCTCGTTCCGGTCCGGTCCTTTCGGCCTCCGGCAGCGCGGCGAGCGCCTCGTGATCCGGCACTGAACGCCATAGCCATGGGGGAACGGACGTCTCCTCCACACGCTTCAGCGCTGCGGGCACACCCGACTTGCGGAGATATTTCTGGGCGAGAATGTCGCTTGCAACCTGGCTCCAGGTCCTCGGGACCGAGACGCCATCGAGCCGAAAAACCACAGATCCATCCGGGTTGCGGATTTCACTTGCCGCCTTCCGGAACGCAATCGTTTCATAAGGTGAAACGCCTTGGAGCGTATAACGCCGCTTTATACGCATAACCGCCTCCTCAAACACTACAAAACACCGCACAAAATTAGAGCGGTCCCCCCTTCCCGTTCGCAATGGGAGATGATGAGTTTGGTCCGCCGCTCAGCAGTATTTAACCTTAATGTTCCGTTAATGTAAAACTTTGTTCAAATCGTGGTTAACGGGTCTGAGAAAAAATGCCGCTGGCCGCCGCGTGATTCGTGGTCCGATCGCATCAGGCTCCGCCAGAACGGTTCCATTTCATGTCGTCTCGCTCTAAGTGGTAGATTGCTCGGCGCAGTGGCCCATTCCGACTTAGGATGGGCGCGCACCGTGTCCACGCCTCGACTTCCGGCGGGCGGTCGGTAAGGGGCAAACACACACGAGGGAGGTTTACCGTGGCTATCAAAGACTTGCTCGTTGCCTACCAGGGGGAGGAGAGTTCCCAGAAGGCACTCAAGTTCGCACTGCAGATGGCGAAGAAATACAATGCGGCGGTCACGGGCGCCCACGTGTATGTGGCGCAACAATATTCGAGCCAGGTCCGCAACTGGATTCCGGGGGAGGTCCTGGAAGCCCTGCGCAAGGCCGAGGAAGCAACGGTCAAGACCATCGAGAAGTCGTTCCGCGATGTCGTCAAGGAAACCAACCCCAAGGCCGCGCACGACTGGATCTCAGTCGAAGGCCCGCCGAGCCTGTTGCTCGCGCGCCTGTCGCGCTGCTTCGATATTCTGCTGACCGGCCAGTTCGAGGGCGCCATCCGCCATGGCGGGCGCCTAGTGCAGCCGGAGGAGCTCGCCTTGCGCTCTGGAAAGCCGATGATCATCGTGCCGCAGGAATACAGGGTCCGCCCGTTCAAGGAGGAGGCCGTGGTTGCCTGGGACGGCAGCCGCTCGGCAGCGCGGGCGCTCACCGACGCCATGCAGATCCTGGAGACCAAGAAACGCCTCCATGTGGTGACCGTGACGAAGGATGGCGATGACGAAGACACCAAGCGGCTCGGCGACCACGATATCTTCGAGCACCTCAAGCGCCACGGCATCGCCGCGCAGCCTCTCCGCCTGGAGGTGAAGGGCAGCACGGGCAGAACCATTCTCGACTATTGCGAGAAAACCGACCCGGACATACTGGTGATGGGCGCCTTCGGCCGCGGCAATCTCGGCGCCTTGCTGTTCGGTGGGGTCTCGCGCTACATCCTCGAGCACCAGACGGTGCCGGTGCTGATGTCACACTGAGGCTGCCCCCGAGCCGGTCCCTCGGCCGCGATCAAGGCGGTTGCGGCCGACCCGGCGGTTGGGGGGCCGGCTAAGTCCGAAACGTCACACGGTACGATCGATGTCCGTACCATCGAGAAGGCGCCGACCTTGCCCAAAATCCGCACCTAGGGGGTTCCGATGACGCTGTTCCTGCCCTTCTGGCAACGTCTGCTGGCGACGATCGCGGCGATGCTCCTGATGAGCTATCTGGTGGGTCTCTTGTGGGAGGCGGCCTTGAATTTTCCGATGCCAAGTTACGCTGCCGGGGTTATCGGCGGATTGGCGGCATTGCCCGTCTGGGATTTTTTGAAAAGGGTCAGGCCGTCGCAAGGGGAATAGAGCCGTCCTTCAATCGCCGCGGGAGGGGGCGGATCCGGCGAAAGGGGAAAGCAGAACGGCGGCTCTATCAGGGCCGCCGATGGGCGGACCGCCATTCAAAAGGAAATCATGTTATCAAGGGGTTATGGTGCCGGTGGACGGATTCGAACCGCCGACCCACGCATTACGAATGCGTTGCTCTACCAGCTGAGCTACACCGGCGCCACCCGCCGTTTCGGCGGAAAAACTGCCCCGACAGATACTCTCTCAATCCCCGCTTGGCAATTGCGCCCTTCGCCCTGGCGCGACTGAACCCCTTCCTATCCGCCCCTTTGCAACTCGGCGTCCTCGTCGCTGATCGCATCGCCGTCCGGGCCGGGATCGTCGGGCGGCCGCGGCACCACAGGCGCCGCGGACGCCGAACCGGCCGCAACCCTGTCGTCGCCGGTTTCGGCCTTGGCCTTGCCGCCCGCGTTGGCTTTCTCTTCATTGCCGCCCGGTGCGGACGCGGTGGCTTCGGCCTTGGCCTTCTCGCCGGTATCGGTCCTCTTTTCTTCGCCGCTCGGCGCCGGTGCCGCAGCTTCCGCCTTGGCGGTTTCGGCCGCCGCCGGCGCGGCGACGTTCACCGGCAGGACGAGCGTCTTGACGTCGGCTTCCGGTTCGCCGAACAGGTCCGGCGAGGGCGAGCCCAGCGCCTCGACCGGCACTTTCCATTCAAACGCATCGAGGCGGCCGGTGACCGGCGATACCGGCGCCCAGTCCTCGCTGACCACCCCGTCCGCCGTCCACGCCGGATCGCGCGGCGCGCGCACGGCGCGGGACAGCCACGCCCGGCCGCGACCGGCATCGCCATGCTCGCCGTCCTCGATCTCCGCCATCAGCATGCAAATGCGCTGGGTCGGCCCGGCGCCCAGATAAGGTTTCAGCGCCTCGCGCGCCTCGCCCCATTCGTGCGCGTCGGCGGCGGCACCGGCGAGCGCGATGGCGCCCTCGCGCGGGTCCTTGGCCTTGGCCGCCAGGGTGCGCATGCGCTTCAGGCGGTCGCGGGTCGAATCGCCGGGGCGCACATTGATATAGGCCTCGGCAATGTCGGGGTGCGAGAACAGCTTCCAGGTTTTTTCCAGGACCCTGACCGCGCGGCGCGTATTGTCGGCGTCGGCAAGGAGCCGGCCGGCGAGGTTCGCCGCCGGCACCAGGTCGGGGGCAAGGCCGTGTGCCTCGAGCGCCAAGGCAAGCGCCCGCTCGGGATCGGTCTCCGCCACTCCCATCGCCCGGGCCGTGAGCAGCACCGCGCGCGGTCGCCGCGCGGAAGCCTTGTCGATGATCCCGTTTGCCCGATTGGCATTGAGCATCGCCAGCGCGCCGGCCCAGTCGCGCCCGGCGCAATGCATCTCGAACAGCGCCCTTGCTGCCCATGGGGTCGCCGGGTCGAGCCTGAGAGCGCGCTCGGCAAGGCCGCGCATCGCCGCAGCATCGCCCTTGCGTTCGGCTTCGATGAACAGGCCGCGCAGGCCGAGGATCTCGGTTTCCGGCGCGGCGAGCATGGCCTGAAAGCTTCGCATTGCGGTCGCGGGGTCGCCCTTGAGCTGCGCGGTCTGTGCCTTGAGCAGCAGGGTGAGCGGCTCCTCGCCCATGATCGCCTGCGCCTGCTCGGCATACTTGGCCGCAAGCCCGGCGTCACCCGTGCCGACCGCGATCATGCCGCGCGACAGCGCCTGATAGCCCTTGGCGCGGCGGCGGTTGCGCAGAAAGCCCGACAGCGCGCCGGGAATGCCGAGGACGAATCTGAGCCCTGTCCAGCCGGTCATCGCCACGATGATCGCAACCAGCACCAGGATCCCCGCGGCGACGAGGCTTGTCTCGACCCGGTATCCCTCCCAAGTCAGCACCAGCTCACCGGGCCGATCGACGAGCCACGCAATGCCGGCGGCGATCAGCGCCACGGCTATAAAACTGACGATCAAACGGGTCATTGCGCGCCGGTCCCTTGACCCGCCGGAAGACCGATCAGCACATGCTGGTTGAGCGTCGCCATCTGCCGCTCAGCCGCAATTCGCGCCTGCGCCCGCTCAAGCCAAGCCATCATCGCCGCCTGCGCCGCCGGGTCCAAGGCGGCGAGTTCGTCGACCGTGGCCGCGAGGTCGCCTGCCGCAAGCTGCGCTTCGGCGCGGGCGAGCACGGCGCCCGTCGTCTCGCCCTCGACCTCGCCGGTCGGGCGGATGCGCACGATCCTACGGGCATTGGCGATCAGCCGATCGAAAAAGCCGTCCGTCGGCAGCGCCGTGGCGCTCATCGCGGCGGATGCCGCACCCTGGAATGTCTCGGCAAGTTCGTCGCGCCGCGCCACGCCCTCTTGTGCGTAAGCCTCAAGGGCCGTGATCTCGTCGGTCGCGCCGGCCAGCTTCTGGACGGTTGCAAGCTCGCTTACGAAGGGGGCGCCTGAATTCACCGCCCGCTCCAGTCCGGCGACGGCGATGGCGAGCGCCGCGGCGGATCTGGCGGCGGGAGCGCTTTCGGCAACGGTCGCAATCTCGTCGCGCAATGCCGCCACATCGGCGCGCGACGCCGCGATCTCCTGCACGACCGCGGACATGCGCTCGACGATCTCGGCGCGGAGCGCCGCGCGGGCGGATGCGATCTGGCCCTGGGCTTCCGCCTTCGCGGTGCTCTCAACCGCATCGATACGCCGCGTCAAGGCGCCGATGGCGGCCGATGCCGCCTGGCCATCGTCGGAGGCGGCCATCTTCTCGATCAAGCCGCGCACCTCCTCGCGCCCGGCCGCGGCTGCCGCTTCGGCGTCGCTCAGGCGGGCAGCAAGTTCGGTAAGCCGGTTGTTAAGAGCGGCGAGACGCTCAGACGAATCATCCCGTGGGGTCTGCGCCAGTGCCCCTTCGGCCGCCTCGAACCGCTGGGTCAATTGCTGCACCGCAGCGGAAAGCTCGTCCAGCGCGCTCACAGGCAATTGGCTCGATCCTAACGCCGCGATCTCGCTTTCCATCTCGGCCTTGAAAGCCTCGATTCGCGCCTCGACCGGCGCCGCGTCCATGCCGGTGCCGGGCAACAGCCCAAGCCGGACCAGGCCGCCATAGGCACCAAGCGCAACGAGGCCGCCGAGAATCGCGCCCAGCACGAGGACCACGGCCATGAGCCTCAAGTCGCCTAACCACGCGGATTTGCCAGGCTCCGCAGCCGGTTCCTGCGGTGCTTCGGCTGCAGTCTCTTGCGCCGCGGCGGTCGCCTCCTCCGATTCGGCGGATTCGTCCGGGCCCGCCTGTTCACCTGCCTCGGTCGCGGCGGCTTCCGGCTCATCGGCTTCCGCCTTTTCAGCCGCCACCTCGGTGGCGGCAAGATCGATGGTCGCAGGCCGGCGCCTGGCCCGCCGCTTTCGGGCCTTCTCGCCGGGCCGCTCACCATCTGATTTGGTCTCGTCCGTCGGGCTCATGCTGTCCTTCGTGGTCTGCGCCACGCGGGCCTAAAATTGGTCAAACCGGCTCCGTTATACGATGCCCGCGCCGTCAGCGCGAGGCGTTGCCGGCCCGTTCCGCCTCGGCCAATCGCTGCAGCAGCGCCTCCTGTCGCGGTGCCGTTGCGACCAGCAGCCGGCCGCGGTCAAGGCCGAGCGGTGCAAGTTCGGTGGCAACCGCTTGTGAAAGACACACATGGTAAAGACTGCGCGCTGCGGCAAGCAGGTCTTCGGTCTCGGCGCGGATGAGATCGGCATGGATGCGCGCGGTACGCGGCGAATAAAGCAGCACCGCGTCCAATTCGCCCGCCCGAAGAGCCGACCGCGCTTCTTGGGACAGCGCCGTCGCCGCCTTGGCGGCATAAAGAACCGCCACTTCGACCGTGAAGCCATCGGCTCTGAGAGCGGCCTTCAGATCGCCGGCGCGGTCGCGCCCGGCGATGTGCACGATGCGGCCCCGCTCAGGCTCGACGCTATCGCGCACCAGCGCGGCAAGCGCATCGACGTC
This window encodes:
- a CDS encoding uroporphyrinogen-III synthase produces the protein MRVLLTRPREDSEPLARTLVGLGHAVLIAPLMRIVPCKEVDLNLDGVQALLATSSNGVRALAAQQLGARSRRLPLFAVGDATARTARKAGFSDVRVAGGDVDALAALVRDSVEPERGRIVHIAGRDRAGDLKAALRADGFTVEVAVLYAAKAATALSQEARSALRAGELDAVLLYSPRTARIHADLIRAETEDLLAAARSLYHVCLSQAVATELAPLGLDRGRLLVATAPRQEALLQRLAEAERAGNASR